The following proteins come from a genomic window of Meles meles chromosome 1, mMelMel3.1 paternal haplotype, whole genome shotgun sequence:
- the FAM76A gene encoding protein FAM76A, which yields MAALYACTKCHQRFPFEALSQGQQLCKECRIAHPVVKCTYCRTEYQQESKTNTICKKCAQNVQLYGTPKPCQYCNIIAAFIGNKCQRCTNSEKKYGPPYSCEQCKQQCAFDRKDDRKKVDGKLLCWLCTLSYKRVLQKTKEQRKHLSSSSRASHQEKEQYSRLSGGSHYNSQKTLSTSSIQNEIPKKKSKFESITTNGDSFSPDLALDSPGTDHFVIIAQLKEEVATLKKMLHQKDQMILEKEKKITELKADFQYQESQMRAKMNQMEKTHKEVTEQLQAKNRELLKQAAALSKSKKSEKSGAITSP from the exons GAATGTCGGATTGCACACCCTGTTGTGAAGTGCACCTACTGTAGAACTGAGTACCAGCAGGAGAG TAAAACCAATACAATATGCAAGAAATGTGCTCAGAATGTGCAGTTATATGGAACG CCCAAACCTTGCCAGTACTGCAACATAATTGCGGCATTTATTGGCAACAAATGCCAGCGCTGCACGAATTCAGAGAAGAAGTATGGGCCACCATATTCGTGTGAACAGTGTAAGCAGCAGTGCGCATTTGACAGGAAAGATGACAGAAAGAAG GTAGATGGGAAATTGCTGTGCTGGCTTTGTACACTTTCGTACAAACGAGTCCTTCAGAAGACCAAAGAGCAGAGGAAACATCTGAGCAGCTCTTCCCGTGCCAGCCACCAGGAGAAGGAACAGTATAGTCGACTGAGTGGTGGCAGCCATTATAACAG CCAGAAAACACTTTCTACATCTTCAATTCAAAATGAAATCCCAAAGAAAAAATCCAAGTTTGAGTCAATCACAACCAATGGAGACAG CTTTTCCCCAGACCTGGCTCTGGACTCACCAGGCACTGACCACTTTGTCATCATTGCCCAACTGAAGGAAGAAGTGGCCACTCTGAAGAAGATGCTGCATCAAAAGGATCAAatgattttagagaaagagaagaag ATCACAGAGTTGAAGGCTGATTTCCAATACCAAGAATCTCAGATGAGAGCCAAAATGAACCAGATGGAGAAAACCCACAAAGAAGTCACAGAGCAATTGCAG GCCAAAAACCGAGAGCTCCTGAAGCAGGCAGCTGCCTTGTCCAAGAGCAAGAAGTCTGAGAAGTCAGGAGCTATAACCTCTCCATGA